One window from the genome of Cricetulus griseus strain 17A/GY chromosome 2, alternate assembly CriGri-PICRH-1.0, whole genome shotgun sequence encodes:
- the Lrp11 gene encoding low-density lipoprotein receptor-related protein 11 isoform X4, with translation MAARGGPGPGSRHRALCGLFLLCLWLPSGRPGEPAAPPSGVDRLLQDFRRQLQRARPREELEPELLGGPREDCPGAGGTAVYRAVPDTIIRTQDSIAAGASFLRAPGTVRGWRQCVAACCSEPRCTVAVVQLPRGPSSPSPMPAPRCYLFNCTARGRSVCKFAPLRGYRTYTLSRTGDTVGVSPGPDGNSSRKNQEGSYIFQSKNDQARGEHPAPEAGAVLPLALGLAITALLLLMVTCRLRLVKQKLKKARPITSEESDYLINGMYL, from the exons ATGGCCGCCCGGGGAGGACCGGGCCCGGGCTCCCGGCACCGCGCGCTGTGCGGGTTGTTCCTGctctgcctctggcttcccagCGGCCGTCCCGGAGAACCCGCCGCTCCGCCGTCGGGGGTCGATCGGCTGCTCCAGGACTTTCGCCGGCAGCTGCAGCGGGCACGGCCGCGCGAGGAACTAGAACCGGAGCTGCTCGGGGGGCCGCGGGAGGATTGCCCGGGCGCGGGCGGTACGGCGGTCTACCGGGCGGTTCCCGATACCATCATTCGCACCCAGGACTCCATCGCGGCGGGAGCCAGCTTCCTGCGCGCACCGGGGACCGTGCGGGGCTGGCGGCAGTGCGTGGCGGCCTGCTGCTCCGAGCCGCGCTGTACCGTGGCCGTGGTGCAGCTGCCCCGGGGGCCCAGCTCGCCCTCTCCCATGCCCGCGCCCCGCTGCTACCTGTTCAACTGCACAGCGCGGGGCCGCAGCGTCTGCAAGTTCGCGCCGCTCCGGGGGTACCGTACTTACACTCTCAGCCGCACCGGGGACACCGTCGGGGTCTCGCCCGGACCGG ATGGTAATTCCTCCAGAAAAAACCAAGAAGGAAGTTACATTTTCCAGTCCAAGAATGATCAAGCACGAGGGGAACACCCAGCCCCAGAAGCAG GTGCAGTGTTACCCCTGGCATTGGGTCTGGCCATCACGGCTTTGTTACTTCTCATGGTGACTTGCCGACTGCGACTGGTGAAGCAGAAACTTAAGAAGGCCCGTCCCATTACCTCTGAGGAATCTGACTACCTCATCAATGGGATGTATCTGTAA
- the Lrp11 gene encoding low-density lipoprotein receptor-related protein 11 isoform X2, with the protein MAARGGPGPGSRHRALCGLFLLCLWLPSGRPGEPAAPPSGVDRLLQDFRRQLQRARPREELEPELLGGPREDCPGAGGTAVYRAVPDTIIRTQDSIAAGASFLRAPGTVRGWRQCVAACCSEPRCTVAVVQLPRGPSSPSPMPAPRCYLFNCTARGRSVCKFAPLRGYRTYTLSRTGDTVGVSPGPGEDEPPLSKAGKDVVLHLPTDGVILDGRESTDDHAIVHYEWTLKQGDPSVDMKVPQPGTLKLSHLKEGVYIFQLTVTDTVGQRSSDNVSVSVLPRTYSMGGCSSVCSRYHFFCDNGCCIDITLACDGVRQCPDGSDEDFCQNLGLDRKMVTHTVATSAQPGTTGPSEGEGDPWFEKPQKVTPHNQPAIVPHSEKRVHSTQWAPESQIFPIMPDGNSSRKNQEGSYIFQSKNDQARGEHPAPEAGAVLPLALGLAITALLLLMVTCRLRLVKQKLKKARPITSEESDYLINGMYL; encoded by the exons ATGGCCGCCCGGGGAGGACCGGGCCCGGGCTCCCGGCACCGCGCGCTGTGCGGGTTGTTCCTGctctgcctctggcttcccagCGGCCGTCCCGGAGAACCCGCCGCTCCGCCGTCGGGGGTCGATCGGCTGCTCCAGGACTTTCGCCGGCAGCTGCAGCGGGCACGGCCGCGCGAGGAACTAGAACCGGAGCTGCTCGGGGGGCCGCGGGAGGATTGCCCGGGCGCGGGCGGTACGGCGGTCTACCGGGCGGTTCCCGATACCATCATTCGCACCCAGGACTCCATCGCGGCGGGAGCCAGCTTCCTGCGCGCACCGGGGACCGTGCGGGGCTGGCGGCAGTGCGTGGCGGCCTGCTGCTCCGAGCCGCGCTGTACCGTGGCCGTGGTGCAGCTGCCCCGGGGGCCCAGCTCGCCCTCTCCCATGCCCGCGCCCCGCTGCTACCTGTTCAACTGCACAGCGCGGGGCCGCAGCGTCTGCAAGTTCGCGCCGCTCCGGGGGTACCGTACTTACACTCTCAGCCGCACCGGGGACACCGTCGGGGTCTCGCCCGGACCGG GTGAGGATGAGCCTCCACTTAGCAAGGCCGGGAAGGATGTGGTCTTGCATCTGCCCACAGATGGGGTGATTCTGGATGGCCGAGAAAGCACAGATGACCACGCTATTGTCCATTATGAGTGGACGTTGAAGCAGGGTGACCCGTCAGTGGACATGAAG GTGCCTCAGCCAGGAACCCTGAAACTGTCCCACCTGAAGGAAGGAGTGTACATCTTCCAGCTGACTGTGACTGACACAGTGGGCCAGAGAAGCTCTGAcaatgtgtctgtgagtgtgctTCCCAGGACCTACTCCATGGGAG GATGCTCCAGTGTTTGCTCCAGATATCATTTCTTCTGTGACAATGGTTGCTGCATTGACATCACTTTGGCTTGTGATGGGGTAAGGCAGTGTCCAGATGGGTCTGACGAAGACTTCTGTCAAAACT TGGGTCTCGACCGCAAGATGGTGACGCACACAGTGGCTACTTCTGCCCAGCCAGGGACCACGGGACCGAGTGAAGGCGAAGGAGACCCCTGGTTTGAAAAGCCCCAGAAAGTCACTCCCCACAACCAACCAGCTATTGTACCCCACTCGGAAAAGAGGGTTCACTCCACCCAGTGGGCACCAGAGAGTCAAATCTTTCCTATCATGCCAG ATGGTAATTCCTCCAGAAAAAACCAAGAAGGAAGTTACATTTTCCAGTCCAAGAATGATCAAGCACGAGGGGAACACCCAGCCCCAGAAGCAG GTGCAGTGTTACCCCTGGCATTGGGTCTGGCCATCACGGCTTTGTTACTTCTCATGGTGACTTGCCGACTGCGACTGGTGAAGCAGAAACTTAAGAAGGCCCGTCCCATTACCTCTGAGGAATCTGACTACCTCATCAATGGGATGTATCTGTAA
- the Lrp11 gene encoding low-density lipoprotein receptor-related protein 11 isoform X3, giving the protein MAARGGPGPGSRHRALCGLFLLCLWLPSGRPGEPAAPPSGVDRLLQDFRRQLQRARPREELEPELLGGPREDCPGAGGTAVYRAVPDTIIRTQDSIAAGASFLRAPGTVRGWRQCVAACCSEPRCTVAVVQLPRGPSSPSPMPAPRCYLFNCTARGRSVCKFAPLRGYRTYTLSRTGDTVGVSPGPGEDEPPLSKAGKDVVLHLPTDGVILDGRESTDDHAIVHYEWTLKQGDPSVDMKVPQPGTLKLSHLKEGVYIFQLTVTDTVGQRSSDNVSVSVLPRTYSMGVGLDRKMVTHTVATSAQPGTTGPSEGEGDPWFEKPQKVTPHNQPAIVPHSEKRVHSTQWAPESQIFPIMPDGNSSRKNQEGSYIFQSKNDQARGEHPAPEAGAVLPLALGLAITALLLLMVTCRLRLVKQKLKKARPITSEESDYLINGMYL; this is encoded by the exons ATGGCCGCCCGGGGAGGACCGGGCCCGGGCTCCCGGCACCGCGCGCTGTGCGGGTTGTTCCTGctctgcctctggcttcccagCGGCCGTCCCGGAGAACCCGCCGCTCCGCCGTCGGGGGTCGATCGGCTGCTCCAGGACTTTCGCCGGCAGCTGCAGCGGGCACGGCCGCGCGAGGAACTAGAACCGGAGCTGCTCGGGGGGCCGCGGGAGGATTGCCCGGGCGCGGGCGGTACGGCGGTCTACCGGGCGGTTCCCGATACCATCATTCGCACCCAGGACTCCATCGCGGCGGGAGCCAGCTTCCTGCGCGCACCGGGGACCGTGCGGGGCTGGCGGCAGTGCGTGGCGGCCTGCTGCTCCGAGCCGCGCTGTACCGTGGCCGTGGTGCAGCTGCCCCGGGGGCCCAGCTCGCCCTCTCCCATGCCCGCGCCCCGCTGCTACCTGTTCAACTGCACAGCGCGGGGCCGCAGCGTCTGCAAGTTCGCGCCGCTCCGGGGGTACCGTACTTACACTCTCAGCCGCACCGGGGACACCGTCGGGGTCTCGCCCGGACCGG GTGAGGATGAGCCTCCACTTAGCAAGGCCGGGAAGGATGTGGTCTTGCATCTGCCCACAGATGGGGTGATTCTGGATGGCCGAGAAAGCACAGATGACCACGCTATTGTCCATTATGAGTGGACGTTGAAGCAGGGTGACCCGTCAGTGGACATGAAG GTGCCTCAGCCAGGAACCCTGAAACTGTCCCACCTGAAGGAAGGAGTGTACATCTTCCAGCTGACTGTGACTGACACAGTGGGCCAGAGAAGCTCTGAcaatgtgtctgtgagtgtgctTCCCAGGACCTACTCCATGGGAG TGGGTCTCGACCGCAAGATGGTGACGCACACAGTGGCTACTTCTGCCCAGCCAGGGACCACGGGACCGAGTGAAGGCGAAGGAGACCCCTGGTTTGAAAAGCCCCAGAAAGTCACTCCCCACAACCAACCAGCTATTGTACCCCACTCGGAAAAGAGGGTTCACTCCACCCAGTGGGCACCAGAGAGTCAAATCTTTCCTATCATGCCAG ATGGTAATTCCTCCAGAAAAAACCAAGAAGGAAGTTACATTTTCCAGTCCAAGAATGATCAAGCACGAGGGGAACACCCAGCCCCAGAAGCAG GTGCAGTGTTACCCCTGGCATTGGGTCTGGCCATCACGGCTTTGTTACTTCTCATGGTGACTTGCCGACTGCGACTGGTGAAGCAGAAACTTAAGAAGGCCCGTCCCATTACCTCTGAGGAATCTGACTACCTCATCAATGGGATGTATCTGTAA